Proteins from one Nakamurella multipartita DSM 44233 genomic window:
- a CDS encoding TadE family type IV pilus minor pilin, which translates to MTIEAALGLVVLVLVVAMCLTGIGCLLAQLRCADAAREAARLAARGDEAAAAAAVAALAPAGASLSLADGELVTATVTAVPVGGLLPGVRIQASAAAAREPAGASP; encoded by the coding sequence GTGACGATCGAGGCGGCGTTGGGGCTGGTGGTGCTGGTGCTGGTGGTGGCGATGTGCCTGACCGGCATCGGCTGCCTGCTGGCGCAGCTGCGGTGTGCTGACGCCGCCCGGGAGGCCGCCCGGTTGGCCGCGCGGGGTGATGAGGCGGCCGCCGCGGCGGCGGTGGCCGCGCTCGCCCCGGCCGGTGCCTCGTTGAGCCTGGCCGACGGCGAGCTGGTCACGGCCACCGTGACGGCGGTCCCGGTCGGTGGTCTGTTGCCTGGGGTGCGGATTCAGGCGTCGGCGGCGGCGGCCCGGGAACCGGCCGGGGCCAGCCCGTGA
- a CDS encoding DUF4244 domain-containing protein, translating into MSTVEYAVGTVVAAAFAAVLYQIVTGGSVISGLTDLINRALSTSF; encoded by the coding sequence ATGAGCACCGTGGAGTACGCGGTCGGCACGGTGGTGGCGGCCGCGTTCGCGGCGGTGCTGTATCAGATCGTCACCGGGGGCTCGGTGATCTCGGGGTTGACCGACCTGATCAACCGGGCGTTGTCGACGTCGTTCTGA
- a CDS encoding Rv3654c family TadE-like protein, translating into MSARNARERDRGTATVFACVGVVVLLLVTGVGVHLGSAVLARQRAETGADLAALAGAAVLLRGVAAACAAATQVARANQVELRSCAADGLDLLVEVSAEVAGGTGVGGSAIGRARAGPVQRAGVSG; encoded by the coding sequence GTGAGCGCCCGGAACGCGCGTGAGCGGGACCGCGGCACCGCGACCGTGTTCGCCTGCGTCGGGGTGGTGGTGCTGCTGCTGGTCACCGGGGTCGGGGTGCATCTGGGGTCGGCGGTGCTGGCTCGGCAGCGGGCCGAGACGGGTGCCGATCTGGCCGCTTTGGCCGGGGCGGCGGTGCTGCTCCGGGGCGTCGCGGCCGCGTGTGCGGCGGCCACGCAGGTGGCCCGGGCCAACCAGGTGGAGCTGCGCAGTTGTGCGGCGGACGGGCTGGACCTGCTGGTCGAGGTCTCGGCCGAGGTGGCCGGCGGAACGGGGGTGGGTGGGTCGGCCATCGGCCGGGCCCGGGCCGGCCCGGTGCAACGGGCCGGCGTCAGCGGGTGA